A stretch of Candidatus Zixiibacteriota bacterium DNA encodes these proteins:
- a CDS encoding choice-of-anchor B family protein, which produces MNRTVIGILTIALSCCLPLRAQASDFVLDSIATFTYPSAGNLGGSDCWGWKAPDGTLYGLMGVRNGIAVVNVSARLPVQVVPGPQNSCSAYWRDIKTYQHYAYCTSECLGTNQGLMIIDLQYLPDSVHFVKSIPVHPSGDVTSHNLSIDTLNGFAYLEGRNQAAMSIHVFSLADPENPVHLHSFGDAIGIHDVLATDDTIYVADGNAPTISIYNMAVKTAPVLISRVTIPSAGYVHNVWPTDDRQHMVTTEETTGKTIKVWDISNLSNVQLAGSFLGNSNVAHNVHCWGDFVYISHYAAGVEVWNIANPSAPTVVARFDTWPTASGFDGCWGAFPFADSGYVYGSNMNGKFFILQLRDTTVVADADSDGVGNLTDNCPLLANPLQEDADHDSIGDLCDNCPDNANPAQQDSDNDGIGDACDALCGDSDGSASLSISDAVFVINYIFAGGPAPNPMDAGDVNCDGNVNISDAVYLISFIFVGGTNPCANCL; this is translated from the coding sequence GTGAATCGCACCGTCATCGGGATACTCACCATCGCGTTGTCTTGCTGCCTGCCACTTCGGGCCCAAGCCAGTGACTTTGTCTTAGACAGCATCGCCACCTTTACCTATCCGAGTGCCGGCAACCTCGGCGGCTCTGATTGCTGGGGCTGGAAAGCCCCGGACGGCACGCTCTACGGCCTGATGGGCGTGCGCAACGGGATCGCCGTCGTCAACGTCTCGGCGCGGCTGCCCGTTCAGGTCGTGCCCGGTCCCCAGAACAGTTGTTCCGCTTACTGGCGCGACATCAAGACGTACCAGCACTACGCGTACTGCACCTCCGAGTGCCTAGGCACCAATCAAGGCCTGATGATTATCGACTTGCAGTACTTACCCGATAGCGTCCACTTCGTGAAATCGATCCCGGTGCACCCTTCCGGTGATGTGACCTCGCACAATCTCTCCATCGATACCCTCAATGGCTTCGCCTATCTCGAGGGCCGCAATCAGGCTGCCATGTCAATTCACGTCTTCAGCCTGGCTGATCCGGAGAATCCCGTCCACTTGCACAGCTTTGGCGATGCCATCGGTATCCACGACGTCCTTGCGACCGACGACACGATCTACGTCGCTGACGGCAACGCGCCCACCATTTCGATCTACAACATGGCCGTCAAGACCGCCCCGGTGCTGATCTCGCGCGTCACGATTCCCAGTGCCGGCTACGTGCACAATGTTTGGCCGACCGATGATCGCCAGCATATGGTCACCACCGAAGAGACTACCGGCAAGACGATCAAGGTCTGGGACATTTCCAACCTCAGTAACGTGCAGCTTGCAGGCAGCTTCCTCGGCAATTCCAACGTTGCCCACAACGTGCACTGCTGGGGAGATTTCGTCTACATCTCGCACTACGCCGCCGGTGTCGAGGTCTGGAATATTGCCAATCCGTCAGCGCCGACCGTCGTCGCTCGCTTCGACACCTGGCCAACCGCTTCCGGATTTGACGGCTGCTGGGGTGCGTTTCCCTTTGCCGATTCCGGGTACGTCTACGGCTCAAACATGAACGGCAAGTTCTTCATCCTGCAGTTACGTGACACGACCGTGGTGGCGGATGCAGATTCCGACGGCGTCGGCAACTTGACTGATAATTGCCCGCTCCTGGCCAATCCCCTTCAGGAGGACGCCGATCACGACAGTATCGGTGATCTCTGTGACAACTGCCCTGACAATGCTAACCCGGCTCAGCAGGATTCCGATAATGACGGGATCGGCGATGCCTGCGACGCGCTCTGCGGCGACTCCGACGGTTCTGCCAGCCTCTCGATTTCTGACGCTGTTTTCGTGATCAATTACATCTTTGCCGGCGGTCCAGCGCCAAATCCGATGGATGCCGGCGACGTCAATTGCGACGGCAATGTCAACATCTCCGATGCCGTCTACTTGATCAGTTTCATCTTCGTCGGTGGAACGAATCCCTGCGCCAACTGCCTGTAG